From the Synergistaceae bacterium genome, the window CTAAAACTTTTATTTATGAGAGGATAAAAACATGAAACAGACAACCACAACATTTAAAGAGGCTAAAATTAAAAAAGAAAAACTTGTCGTTATAACGGCTTACGATTATTCTATGGCCAAACTTGCCGATGCTTGCGGAGTAGATGCAATCCTTGTAGGAGATTCTCTAGGGATGGTCTGTCTGGGTTATAAGGATACACTTAGGGTCACAATGGCGGATATGATACATCATAGCAAAGCTGCATATAATGGTATCAACAATGCTCTTCTGATTACCGATATGCCTTTTATGTCATATTGTGTTTCTATTGAAGAAAGCGTGCGAAATGCAGGACGTCTCGTACAAGAAGGCTATGCTGAAGCGGTGAAACTTGAAGGTGGAGCAGATGTAGTTCCACATGTTGCGGCCATAGTAAAAGCACAAATTCCTGTTATGGGACATCTTGGATTGACTCCTCAGTCTATAAATATTTTTGGGGGCTTCAAAGTACAGGGGCAACAGCTAGAAACAGCACGAAAGCTCATAGATGACGCTAAACGACTTGAGGATGCAGGAGCTTTTTCTATCACACTAGAGTGCGTCCCTTCAGATCTTGCGCAAAAGATAACAGAGGCAGTATCTATCCCAATAATAGGCATCGGTGCAGGACCTCACTGTGATGGACAGGTTCTCGTCTACCACGACGTTCTTGGTATGTTCTCAGATTTTAGACCAAAGTTTGTCAAACTATTTGCTGCTACAGGAGAATCTATTATGACGGGAATAAGCAGATACGTAGAAGAAGTGCGAAAGGGAGACTTCCCGACAAAGGAGCATACTTTTAAAATTGATGCAAATATAATAGAAAAGTTATAATTCTATTGTAAATAACGACAGCAAAAA encodes:
- the panB gene encoding 3-methyl-2-oxobutanoate hydroxymethyltransferase, coding for MKQTTTTFKEAKIKKEKLVVITAYDYSMAKLADACGVDAILVGDSLGMVCLGYKDTLRVTMADMIHHSKAAYNGINNALLITDMPFMSYCVSIEESVRNAGRLVQEGYAEAVKLEGGADVVPHVAAIVKAQIPVMGHLGLTPQSINIFGGFKVQGQQLETARKLIDDAKRLEDAGAFSITLECVPSDLAQKITEAVSIPIIGIGAGPHCDGQVLVYHDVLGMFSDFRPKFVKLFAATGESIMTGISRYVEEVRKGDFPTKEHTFKIDANIIEKL